One stretch of Ananas comosus cultivar F153 linkage group 6, ASM154086v1, whole genome shotgun sequence DNA includes these proteins:
- the LOC109711274 gene encoding protein ALTERED XYLOGLUCAN 4-like isoform X1: MGTTIQHHRHHFLNIKRIVTYFLYALIPLALLHYFLFSLSTCHSPPPHPNNTVPPSPPSSQAGGGRVVVVEHGGQRCDYSDGRWVFEPRGPLYNGTSCSTIKDGQNCMAHGRPDTGYLRWRWQPAQCDLPAFDPSSFLRLIRNKHVAFVGDSMARNQAESLLCLLATSEPPDLVYRGSSSSNSSDGDGEGDGDGDSSSKFRRWVFPAHNATVSIFWSPFLVKAMEKQEARGVRHNRVFLDAFDERWTSSLGRTDAVVLSVGHWFLLPGIYRENDEIVGCHYCPELNHTDTGFFDVFRKAIRRALREVVDAEKEKVVAATTFSPAHFEGEWDKAGACPKKDPYREGEKVMQYMDNEMRRIVLEEVAAAAAAAGDGGVRFEALDVTKLAMMRPDGHPGPYMYANPFAGGGGGGEGEEMRVQNDCVHWCLPGPVDTFNEILLQLMMRGR; encoded by the exons ATGGGCACAACAATCCAGCACCATCGCCACCATTTTCTCAACATAAAAAGGATCGTTACTTATTTTCTCTACGCTCTCATCCCCTTAGCTCTCCTCCATtacttcctcttctctctctccacatGCCATTCCCCTCCACCTCACCCCAACAACACcgtccccccctcccccccttccTCTCAAG CAGGCGGTGGTAGAGTAGTAGTAGTGGAGCATGGAGGGCAGCGGTGCGACTATTCGGACGGGCGGTGGGTGTTCGAGCCGCGCGGGCCGCTCTACAACGGGACGAGCTGCAGCACCATCAAGGACGGGCAGAACTGCATGGCGCACGGCCGGCCCGACACCGGCTACCTCCGCTGGCGGTGGCAGCCGGCGCAGTGCGACCTGCCGGCCTTCGACCCTTCGTCGTTCCTCCGCCTGATCCGCAACAAGCACGTGGCGTTCGTCGGCGACTCGATGGCCCGCAACCAGGCCGAGTCCCTCCTCTGCCTCCTCGCCACGTCGGAGCCTCCCGACCTCGTCTACcgaggcagcagcagcagcaacagcagcgacggcgacggcgaaggcgacggcgacggcgacagcAGCAGCAAGTTCCGGCGATGGGTCTTCCCGGCGCACAACGCGACGGTGTCGATCTTCTGGTCGCCGTTCCTGGTGAAGGCGATGGAAAAGCAGGAGGCGAGGGGCGTGCGCCACAACAGGGTGTTCCTGGACGCGTTCGACGAGCGGTGGACGTCGAGTTTGGGTCGGACGGACGCGGTCGTCCTCTCCGTCGGGCACTGGTTCCTGCTCCCGGGGATATACCGCGAAAACGACGAGATCGTGGGGTGCCACTACTGCCCCGAGCTCAACCACACCGACACCGGGTTCTTCGACGTGTTCCGGAAGGCGATTCGGAGGGCTCTTCGGGAGGTCGTGGACGcagagaaggagaaggtggtGGCGGCGACGACGTTCTCGCCGGCGCACTTCGAGGGGGAGTGGGACAAGGCGGGGGCGTGCCCGAAGAAGGATCCGTACAGGGAGGGGGAGAAGGTGATGCAGTACATGGATAACGAGATGCGGAGGATAGTGCTGGAAGAAgtagcggcagcagcagcagcagcaggcgaTGGGGGGGTGAGGTTCGAGGCGCTGGACGTGACGAAATTGGCGATGATGCGGCCGGACGGGCACCCCGGGCCGTACATGTATGCGAATCCGTTCGcgggcggagggggagggggagagggggaggagatGAGGGTGCAGAATGACTGCGTGCATTGGTGCTTGCCCGGGCCGGTCGACACGTTCAATGAGATTTTGCTGCAGCTGATGATGAGGGGAAGGTAA
- the LOC109711551 gene encoding protein ALTERED XYLOGLUCAN 4-like — MSQNMASPHSPSTPRLLQFATEWNVLQKKIGSFLLLLLLLSALFLLSILYSSSTLTVTTEEAVSEGPLLAALLAPTALSSPQKPSPESNAATYEAVHQSNSSVAPVTETTSQSPVSDVEDKCEMSRGKWVAEPRGPLYTNVTCPTIPDFKNCMKYGKHPGFLYWRWKPDRYDLPRFEPERFLNIVQGKKLAFIGDSLARNQMESLLCLLSQAETPIDVYKDRTDRFRTWFFPSHNFTLMVMWTEFYVQREPRVVNGSETGSFNIHVDKINTNWTSQLSELNYAVISGGNWFFRINYLYEDDKIVGCVNCWEKNITDFGIPYAVRRVVRKALESISACGNCDGLVTFLRTYTPPHFENGSWFSGGYCNKTKPLDESDLNLNGIEWELRKIQNEEIERVREKSGGKKFGLLDVTKAMMLRADAHPGADYDKRWVRNANDCLHWCLPGPVDMWNEVLLQDIIKNSSVE, encoded by the exons ATGTCCCAGAACATGGCATCCCCTCACTCTCCCTCTACACCAAGATTACTGCAGTTCGCGACGGAGTGGAATGTGCTGCAAAAGAAGATAGGCTCCTTCttgctgcttctgcttctcctCTCCGCGCTCTTTCTTCTGTCCATCTTGTATTCGTCGAGCACTTTAACTGTCACAACCGAGGAAGCCGTCAGCGAGGGCCCCCTGCTCGCAGCGCTTTTGGCGCCAACTGCACTGAGTTCGCCGCAGAAGCCTTCGCCAGAATCTAATGCTGCAACCTATGAAGCAGTGCATCAAAGCAACAGTAGTGTAGCACCTGTAACTGAAACCACTTCTCAGAGTCCTGTTTCTGATG TGGAGGATAAATGTGAGATGTCTAGGGGGAAGTGGGTGGCAGAACCGCGAGGGCCGCTTTATACCAATGTGACGTGCCCGACCATACCGGATTTTAAGAACTGCATGAAGTACGGGAAGCATCCGGGCTTTCTTTACTGGAGATGGAAACCGGACAGGTACGATTTGCCGAGGTTCGAGCCCGAGAGGTTTCTGAACATTGTTCAAGGGAAGAAGCTGGCGTTCATCGGCGACTCGCTGGCTAGGAACCAGATGGAGTCTCTCCTGTGTCTGTTATCTCAG GCAGAAACACCAATAGACGTATACAAGGATCGTACCGACAGGTTCCGAACATGGTTTTTCCCCTCGCACAATTTCACTCTCATGGTCATGTGGACTGAGTTCTACGTACAGCGAGAACCGAGAGTCGTAAACGGATCAGAAACGGGATCATTCAACATACACGTAGACAAGATCAACACAAACTGGACCTCACAGCTCTCCGAACTAAACTACGCGGTCATATCCGGCGGGAATTGGTTCTTCAGAATAAACTACCTGTACGAAGACGACAAGATCGTAGGCTGCGTCAACTGTTGGGAGAAGAACATAACCGATTTTGGTATTCCATACGCCGTTCGAAGGGTGGTCCGAAAAGCACTTGAGAGTATAAGCGCTTGCGGAAACTGCGACGGGCTCGTAACTTTTCTGAGGACCTACACACCCCCACACTTTGAGAATGGGTCATGGTTCAGTGGGGGTTACTGCAATAAGACAAAGCCACTGGATGAGAGTGACTTGAATTTGAATGGCATTGAGTGGGAGTTGAGAAAGATTCAGAATGAGGAGATTGAGAGGGTGAGGGAGAAGAGTGGAGGGAAAAAGTTTGGGCTTTTGGATGTTACAAAGGCTATGATGCTAAGAGCTGACGCGCACCCTGGTGCAGATTATGACAAGAGATGGGTGAGAAATGCAAATGACTGCTTGCATTGGTGCCTGCCTGGGCCTGTTGATATGTGGAATGAGGTTCTTCTGCAGGATATTATCAAGAATTCGTCGGTCGAGTAA
- the LOC109711274 gene encoding protein ALTERED XYLOGLUCAN 4-like isoform X2 — protein sequence MGTTIQHHRHHFLNIKRIVTYFLYALIPLALLHYFLFSLSTCHSPPPHPNNTVPPSPPSSQGGGRVVVVEHGGQRCDYSDGRWVFEPRGPLYNGTSCSTIKDGQNCMAHGRPDTGYLRWRWQPAQCDLPAFDPSSFLRLIRNKHVAFVGDSMARNQAESLLCLLATSEPPDLVYRGSSSSNSSDGDGEGDGDGDSSSKFRRWVFPAHNATVSIFWSPFLVKAMEKQEARGVRHNRVFLDAFDERWTSSLGRTDAVVLSVGHWFLLPGIYRENDEIVGCHYCPELNHTDTGFFDVFRKAIRRALREVVDAEKEKVVAATTFSPAHFEGEWDKAGACPKKDPYREGEKVMQYMDNEMRRIVLEEVAAAAAAAGDGGVRFEALDVTKLAMMRPDGHPGPYMYANPFAGGGGGGEGEEMRVQNDCVHWCLPGPVDTFNEILLQLMMRGR from the exons ATGGGCACAACAATCCAGCACCATCGCCACCATTTTCTCAACATAAAAAGGATCGTTACTTATTTTCTCTACGCTCTCATCCCCTTAGCTCTCCTCCATtacttcctcttctctctctccacatGCCATTCCCCTCCACCTCACCCCAACAACACcgtccccccctcccccccttccTCTCAAG GCGGTGGTAGAGTAGTAGTAGTGGAGCATGGAGGGCAGCGGTGCGACTATTCGGACGGGCGGTGGGTGTTCGAGCCGCGCGGGCCGCTCTACAACGGGACGAGCTGCAGCACCATCAAGGACGGGCAGAACTGCATGGCGCACGGCCGGCCCGACACCGGCTACCTCCGCTGGCGGTGGCAGCCGGCGCAGTGCGACCTGCCGGCCTTCGACCCTTCGTCGTTCCTCCGCCTGATCCGCAACAAGCACGTGGCGTTCGTCGGCGACTCGATGGCCCGCAACCAGGCCGAGTCCCTCCTCTGCCTCCTCGCCACGTCGGAGCCTCCCGACCTCGTCTACcgaggcagcagcagcagcaacagcagcgacggcgacggcgaaggcgacggcgacggcgacagcAGCAGCAAGTTCCGGCGATGGGTCTTCCCGGCGCACAACGCGACGGTGTCGATCTTCTGGTCGCCGTTCCTGGTGAAGGCGATGGAAAAGCAGGAGGCGAGGGGCGTGCGCCACAACAGGGTGTTCCTGGACGCGTTCGACGAGCGGTGGACGTCGAGTTTGGGTCGGACGGACGCGGTCGTCCTCTCCGTCGGGCACTGGTTCCTGCTCCCGGGGATATACCGCGAAAACGACGAGATCGTGGGGTGCCACTACTGCCCCGAGCTCAACCACACCGACACCGGGTTCTTCGACGTGTTCCGGAAGGCGATTCGGAGGGCTCTTCGGGAGGTCGTGGACGcagagaaggagaaggtggtGGCGGCGACGACGTTCTCGCCGGCGCACTTCGAGGGGGAGTGGGACAAGGCGGGGGCGTGCCCGAAGAAGGATCCGTACAGGGAGGGGGAGAAGGTGATGCAGTACATGGATAACGAGATGCGGAGGATAGTGCTGGAAGAAgtagcggcagcagcagcagcagcaggcgaTGGGGGGGTGAGGTTCGAGGCGCTGGACGTGACGAAATTGGCGATGATGCGGCCGGACGGGCACCCCGGGCCGTACATGTATGCGAATCCGTTCGcgggcggagggggagggggagagggggaggagatGAGGGTGCAGAATGACTGCGTGCATTGGTGCTTGCCCGGGCCGGTCGACACGTTCAATGAGATTTTGCTGCAGCTGATGATGAGGGGAAGGTAA
- the LOC109711552 gene encoding uncharacterized protein LOC109711552: protein MSQPTVVGGGGGGGAADAMAEPQGGGGVGGYAVELYFDPALENQVLKAWNVLARRQISTRLIDISARPHLTLLSFPASPSPPDPLRLLSPLRSLSSRVDPLPLSLSSVASFPSPSPSADGDGGGGGVLFLAPTPTAALLGLHAQLCEVLKKEGIEAPEGFRPDSWVPHCAVAEDVPRARMAEAFCILRDLKLPVSGYAMDIGVVEFSPVREIFTFPLGGES from the coding sequence ATGTCGCAGCCCaccgtcgtcggcggcggcggtggcggcggcgccgccgacgcGATGGCGGAGCcccagggcggcggaggagtagGAGGGTATGCGGTGGAGCTGTACTTCGACCCGGCGCTGGAGAACCAGGTGCTCAAGGCGTGGAACGTGCTCGCCCGACGCCAAATCAGCACCCGCCTCATCGACATCTCGGCGCGCCCCcacctcaccctcctctccttccCCGCATCCCCCTCCCCACCCGAccccctccgcctcctctcccCGCTCCGCTCCCTCTCCTCCCGCGTCGACCCCCTAccgctctccctctcctccgTCGCCTCCTTCCCCTCCCCTTCCCCCTCCGCCGatggcgatggcggcggcggcggcgtcctcTTCCTCGCGCCCACCCCCACCGCCGCGCTCCTCGGCCTCCACGCCCAGCTCTGCGAGGTGCTCAAGAAGGAGGGGATCGAGGCGCCCGAGGGGTTCCGACCCGATTCGTGGGTCCCCCACTGCGCCGTGGCCGAGGACGTGCCCAGAGCCCGCATGGCCGAGGCGTTTTGTATCCTCCGCGATCTCAAGCTCCCCGTGTCGGGCTACGCCATGGACATCGGGGTCGTCGAGTTCTCCCCTGTTCGGGAGATCTTCACCTTCCCCCTCGGCGGCGAATCCTGA
- the LOC109711202 gene encoding uncharacterized protein LOC109711202 — MDGTNGEDLAVGCFLSLRTTLGDEVEGQIITFDRLSNILVIQEGASNAGSRRSVRLIKANYIRDFTVLGRGDDPLDPKKCFVDLGGIQAREAAALRQAEIDAERIGVGVTAEAQSIFDALSKTLPVKWDKTDIVVMNTVRVCSPYLPENVSGGAPAASDRVRKVLDFERKRLQARAPGHI, encoded by the exons ATGGACGGGACCAACGGCGAGGATTTGGCGGTGGGATGCTTCCTCTCCCTGCGGACGACGCTCGGCGACGAGGTCGAGGGCCAAATCATCACCTTCGATCGCCTCTCCAACATCCTCGTCATCC AAGAGGGCGCTTCGAACGCGGGGTCCCGGCGCAGTGTGCGGCTCATCAAGGCCAACTACATCAGGGATTTCACGGTTCTAGGGCGCGGAGACGACCCGCTCGATCCCAAGAAGTGCTTCGTCGATCTCGGCGGGATCCAGgcgagggaggcggcggcgctgAG ACAAGCAGAGATTGATGCCGAGAGGATTGGGGTGGGGGTCACTGCGGAGGCTCAGAGCATTTTTGATGCATTGTCCAAGAC GCTTCCAGTTAAGTGGGACAAGACCGATATAGTTGTGATGAACACGGTGCGAGTCTGCAGCCCATACCTCCCCGAAAATGTTAGTGGCGGAGCACCGGCCGCCAGTGATCGGGTCAGGAAAGTG cTTGACTTTGAGAGGAAAAGGTTGCAAGCTCGCGCTCCTGGCCATATCTGA